Part of the Onthophagus taurus isolate NC chromosome 11, IU_Otau_3.0, whole genome shotgun sequence genome is shown below.
GGATCTCTTGATCTTTTGATCCTTTGGCCATCAATTCCGTATCGTTTTCATAAGAATACGGTTTTGCATTATCTTGTTGAACATAAATTTTCTTGGCTTTATGCGCTTTTGGGGAATTTGGATATAATCGCTGGTAAAACGTTATTGATAATCATCTTTTTGCATTCTGCTGCGTTAATAGACTCGATGTTTTTGGTCACCATTGTCACCTCTTGCCCAGTTCTTgctgtttatttttgtagattctttataaacaaaaggcCAGAGTCCAAACtatgcgtcttttaagacggctgaacctgaatgtttctagttctaggacaAATGTTAGTaaattctagtgacagtgctaggtagcgctagttagcataagggTAGTCATAAGGACAtcacctttttccaagcaaaacttttcctttgcaaaactatcCAATGGTGTTTGTTCAAATTAGCATCAGAAAATCTTGACTAAAAACCGATGGAGCATAGAAAACGAGTTAATGTACGAATTTTTCAGTGATAACATTGTAGaatacttattattatacacagggtgtgtcaaatgtctggaatatagccaataacttcgccatttctggttttaaagaaaaatgtttcaaataaaaattctttattaattgtggcgcattttttTACGATAATTGCTTGTTTACATTGttctttgtttcgttgctatggcaaccaacattgttattttaaatgggatgcatacgatttgatatgttcatcgcatAAAGTTACTTATGCTCTATcaaagtatgcaaaaaaaaataattaattaagtttattgctacCAAATCAGCAATACATTccacaaacaattaaatttttagcaatactacaattacatttatcacattacaatacaatacattttatttcctatcctacccctccccatctcctcccCGCATCTCCCTACGCTGCCTTGTCGCCACCACCTCCCTCATCCATTCTCTTCCCTCTGCCCTCTCCCCCAGCATCTGCTTCCAGCCGATCACCTCCTCTCTTAGCTCGTCACACTCCCTCAGTAGGTGCTCCAACGACTCCCACTACCCCCCACATAGCCTACAACCCCTCTCCTCATCTCTCATCCAATACCTATTCGCTCTCTCCTCATTGCCGCATCTGAATCTTGCCACCATCCTCTTCCCCTCCTCATCCCCCTCCACCGACAGGTACTTCGGCAATCCCTCCGTTATTATTTCCTCGTACTTAGGGTTGTACCTGCTCTCCCTTATCTGCCCCCTTCTTTCTTGCCTCTGTACATCTCTATCCCTGCTCTCCAGCTTTTTCCACATCTCAATCCCTTCCCTCCTTCTATCATCTACCGCTTTCACTGAGTACCACACCCTTTTGAAATATTCCTCCCTCCCTCGTTGCCCGTAACCCCCTTTCCCTGCCTTAATCTCTTTCCAGCACTCccccaaaattttacattgagACCTCCCTTCAACCCTCTCCTCAAAACGTACCGCCCTTTTACCCGCCTCCACTCTTAACTTATCAACCTTCACCTCTTCTCTGACTATGTACTCCGGCGTCTCTTTTGCCAACCCCAAAACCCATCTCCAATACCTGGCCTGTACGCCTTCCAATAGCCCTTGCTCTTTCCACCCCCAAAGCTCCGCCCCGTACATCATAACACTTCGAATCAAGCACTCGAATATCATCTTCCTTTTTTCCATATCCCTTCCAAATAATCTCTCTCCCCACCCCCAGACCTgccccatcaccttattcgccttctTTGCCATTGCCCTCACATGCGCGCCTTCCTTGTTGTCCTCTCTAAATCTGTACCACAAATATGTGTACTCCCTCGCCTCCTCTATCTCCTTCCCTTCCCACCTCCAGTCTTCGCTCTTCCTTCTACCCCCTTTACAGAAGTTCATAACCTTTGTCTTTCCTACATTCACCTCCAGAgccttccccctaaaataaCTCTCCAAACAAAatatatgcatcccatttaatacaacaatgttggttgccatagcaacgaaacaaaaaacaatgcaaacaagcaaatattgccaaaaaatgcgccatgATTAATAAACAGAGCCCGGACAGTTTAGGAAAGTGATCCTAAAACGCCTCCCACTCCAGTCTCAATATTCAATGAATTAAATCGAAGCGTACGCTTATGAAGGCATTCGTTTAGTGTGGAGGGGCGCACGTTTCCTAAACTGTCCGGGCTCTGTTGATAAAgaacttgtatttgaaacatttttttctaaaaccacaaatggcgaagttattggctacattcgacatttgacacacctgtatattatatacTATTAATTCATCCATAGCTTTTGGCGATGTTTGGTGCTGCAAAGACTGAATAGCATTGGAGAAGCCAGGGTCTAAAACATTCAAATCAGGGCTATTCGGTGGCTGACATAGAGCCATAAAGCCAAGACATAAATTGTCAAGACATAAATTGTCTTGGCTTTATGCGCTTTTAGGGAATTTGGATCTAATGCTGGTAAAACGTTATCATCTTTTTGCATTCTGCTGCGTGAATAAACTCGATGATTTTGGTCATCATTGTTCGTCTTGCTCGATTCTTGCTGTTTATTTTTGTGGGTTCTTTTGAAAGTTCCGTTGAAATACTGTTTTCTGGCACTGTCATAGCGTGGTCTGGCCACTGCAAccataaacataattttagtTATGAACCGTTTACTTTTACAGTGCCTTTCTGGTTTTACTTCGTCCAGCGTGATTTTGACCTTTTAACTTGCGATAAGTAAAACCACTTTTCGTCTATATGTACGTAGTTGTAAAAGTCTCGTTCTTTCGTTACAGTCCATTAGTAGTGGCTTCATTATTGAGGATATTATTTTAGAGTCGTCCCTCTTTGAAAATGCGAAAAACGATCGATTTTGGAATGTTTATTGCAAACGACAAACTCCGAATTGTGCCATGTCGGCGATTAAGTGGAGATTCtttgattttatcaaaattctcCCAGTAATTGTTGCGCTTTCGGCCACAATACCTTTTTCTGGAAACCACAAATATTTCGTTCAGCCTATTCCAAATACGCGTAAAATTTAGTCAGGAAACATCAAACTTCCTTGCAACTTGACCAATAACATCACGCtattaatatttgatattatatctgatattttttattatacaattcAAGACAAATATCTCCCATAATTTTGACACAACAAGTATCTTGTAATTGTCAGACAAATTGACATATCTCAACATAGCCGCCTAATACTTAATTAGATAATATAAAAGATACTACTAGATTATATTAAATGGGTAGAAACTTGTTAATTCTCCAAACTTTCCTTAAcccaaaaattttagagaaatgTATACCATAATATGGGACAGAGGGAGTAATTAAGAGATTACGAAATTTACATTTGGGCTTTTATATGGTAAAAAAACCGGGATATCTTTACTACTTGATGTATTTTCTACTACAGCCAAAAAggataacaattttaattcatcCGGGCATAAACTCCACCAACTTTCAGTTGCAACAGCAATTTTTCCATGAATTAAAATGCAACTAAACATTGTATCAATGGTTTCTGTGAAAGAATTAAGAACGCTTTGTATGTTTTGATTTTCTGGGCATAAAATACATTCAACTAAATTTACTAAGTCGCTACTGTGTTTATTTGACGAATCCCCACAATCTAATGTATCTAATAATCTATCTATTATTGGATAACAagtctataaaagaaaaagattataaattattcatttctAACTTACAAATCTTACTCGTAATTCTCGTTTTAATCGTTCAACATTTCTTTGTTGCTTAATCTCATCGAAACCAACCACTAAAACCATCGCGTTAAACATCGAATCTAATAACTTCTCAAAAACATCGACGGTACATCCCGAAGCGATTCCAATAAGAACCACACTATCATGGAATTCCTTCCAAACAACGCAATGATCTTGAGTTTCCGTactgattaaattaattaggtGCGACTTTGAGAACATGTGTACACCATTTAAGGAGCCAATTATTGAAAAAGATAACTAAAAAgggctaaaataaaaattaataccttGGTTTTTGCGACGTACATTTTCGGTACATCCTTTACTTCTCGTGAAAATTGGAAGACCTCCTCCGGAAGTTACACAAATTATATGAGCGGTCatattttcgtttatttaaattaaatgaatcgagaaaattaaagattgaggttatgttttgatGTTATTGTGGGTTAAGGACCTATGTTGACGGAATTTAGCGCCATCTctgtgaaatatttttaattttatgtttcggggttaaaaatatagatggcgaattaaatttttataaataaataattaatttttaataaaaattaattcatttctaTAAAAAGAGATTAATTTGTggtatttttggttttaataaaagaatttgttaaaatttgttaataaattttaaatttgatttatttattaaaattattttcttggtgattttttttaaatcacttttaatttaaataaaaattaatttatttattttttgcgcATTAAACCGCAATCATAAACCTCTTTCGCGTGTTGAAAAGCTAACCTCGCGCAAAGCTTGGCGGTTTCGCCGTTGCGAATCGACGCGGGCGCTGTCGTCGTTTTCGATTTTCCAAAGCTTCCACGATCAGTTTGCGATTGTATATAACGACGTCGACGTCGCGACGCCCTCACCAACGCATTGGTGtgtcaattttcaatttttcccTCTCGGGAcgtagcaaaaatgtaaatcttTAAGATCGCGAGCCAAGAAACGCTCCGAATCGATACGATTTCATTCGCAAACAGATTTTAATCCTGTTTTTCTCGCAAAGAAATGGagcttttaataataattgaagtGTTAATATGATAATAGAGGTTCGCTTATTAAGGAGAAACTCAGTGTTGTCATGTGCAACTTTATGGATATTCCACGTAGTATAGACGTCAAAAAGAAGATTacaatatgttaaaaaaactGAAACACATCGATTCCGGTtagagaagaagaaaaaaataacatcacaACGGGAACGAAGATAACGAGTTcgttgttttaatattaattattaattgacaaCCGAGTAAACGTTCAGTTTTATGTATGTAAGTGGTAAGATGCTGCTTCTGGTGATGTTGAGATGACAAGAAATCATTGAAGATGCCTGGAGGAAGACGGGGCTTAGTCGCCCCACAGAATACATTTTTAGAGAACATTATAAGACGTTCAAATCAACAGCGTAagtattgaaacatttttctttcagTGAACATAAAATAACTTGTTAACATTCATTCTCTTTTCACCCCCTTTTTTGGTGCCTCCGAGTTCTCAAtggcaataaaattaaataaatgaactCCCTCTTTACATCTACAAGCAATGAATTAGAAtcccttaatttttttatatacaccAGATTGCTTTGGGGGAGTGCTTTCTGttggtgttgaaaaaaacctAATTATTCTCTGTGTTGGAGGGTAAAAAGCGCGCGGATTTGAAAAGCTATCTTTGGCTACCATCCAGTTGATGGTCGTCGTCGCAAATCGTAAATGTGGAAGCCCCAGTAAACCCTTAACGACTAATCGATATCACTCACTGTTGCATATACGCGAGCAAGTGCAAGCTCGATCGAGTTTCTTATCTTTCACCGTGACCTTGAAAATATCTTGAAAACACTTTCAAGGAGGTGATGTTATCAcaatattttactttttttttgtttaactgCCAACTAATAGTTTCGATTGATTCTAAATGGAGATGATGTTATCTGGATGACGTAGCTAAAAATGCACGTCACCCTTTAACCTAGAAGTGAGTCGAGTGCGTCCGAACAAAGTCGAATAAGGGGTTGTTCACCCCAAAGTGCACACAGTACCGGAGGTCCAGAAATAGAAAATGAATCTATTAATAGCGAACCATGCATATGCAACGTTGCGTTCAATGTTGATGTTATTCATCCCCAAACAACATCAACATTAATCTTAAgatgtcaaaaaataaatgaataaacaaataaaatgaaaaagctttaaaccaaaaaataacttcaagttttataaaaagagTCTTCGAAAAAGTTTCTCACTTCTTTTTATGGAAATAGTTCCAAGCGAATTCGTGGAAAACTTTAAATGTAACGCTCTTTTCATGCCAATTTGTGTATTGGAGATATCTCAGTATCGATTTTCAGTATTTATGGAGAACTTAACATTTATtagtaaaacaaattttgagttacaaaattaatattaattattaaaagcgGGTTAATTCTGCATATATTCGCGCCGAGAttgattttattcaaatctatTATGTAAACACTTGTTAACAAAACTATCAATTTTCTTCAATCTTTTAtcaaactaaaactagaattaagaCTTGCACTactattagaactaacacttgacgtagaactagaaatattcgggtttagccatgcttctctcaagacggctaaatctgaatgtttctagttctagatttagtgttaaatttaattttggttcaataaaaatatagattaATCTAtcattaaataacaattaaaactagaactaacactagacctagtacATCTgaagacgcatggctaaactcgaaactttctagttctaggtaactttctagtgttagttctaattttagttttagaactaacactatacttagaactagaaacactcgggtttagccgcacgtctcgcaagacggctaaacccgaatgattctaggtcttgtgttagttctagtgatagtgctagtgtaaaactacaagtaacactagacctagaattagaaacaatcgggtttagccgcacgtctctcaagacggctaaacccgaatgattctagttctaggtcttgtattagttctagtgttagttctaggtcttgtattagtttgtagtgttagttctagttttagttcaataaaaatatgtaacatagtgatatctagtgctaactagTGCTATCTagcattgtcactagaactaataccagacctagaactagaaacattcgggtttagccgcacgtctctcaagactgctaaacccaaatgattctaggtcttgtgttagttctagtgatagtgctagtgtaaaactaaaagtaacactagacctacaactagaaacattcgggtttagctgcacgtctctcaagacggctaaacccgaatgattctagttctatgtcttgtgttagttctagtgatagtgctactgtaaaactaaaactaacactagaccgagaactagaaacattcgggtttagtcgcacgtctctcaagacggctaaacccgaatgattctagttctaggtcttgtattagttctagtgttagttctaggtcttgtattagtttgtagtgttagttctagttttagttcaataaaaatatgtaacatagtgatatctagtgctaactagTGCTATCTagcattgtcactagaactaataccagacctagaactagaaacattcgggtttagccgcacgtctctcaagactgctaaacccaaatgattctaggtcttgtgttagttctagtgatagtgctagtgtaaaactaaaaggaacactagacctacaactagaaacattcgggtttagccgcacgtctctcaagacggctaaacccgaatgattctagttctatgtcttgtgttagttctagtgatagtgctactgtaaaactaaaactaacactagaccgagaactagaaacattcgggtttagtcgcacgtctctcaagacggctaaacccgaatgattctagttctaggtcttgtattagttctagtgttagttctaggtcttgtattagtttgtagtgctagttctagttttagttcaataaaaatatgtaacatagtgatatctagtgctaactagTGCTATCTAGCATTGTCACTAGAGCTAAtaccagacctagaactagaaacattcgggtttagccgcacatctctcaagactgctaaacccaaatgattctaggttttgtgttagttctagtgatagtgctagtgtaaaactaaaagtaacactagacctacaactagaaacattcgggtttagccgcacgtctctcaagacggctaaacccgaatgattctagttctgtcttgtgttagttctagtgatagtgctactgtaaaactaaaactaacactagaccgaaaactagaaacattcgggtttagtcgcatgtctctcaagacgactaaacccgaatgtttcttgttctagatttaattttcattctaGTCTTacgtcaataaaaatatacaacaatctagcactgaataacaattaaaactagaactaacactagacgtagaactagaaagttctaggtctagtgttagttctaggtctagtgttagttctagatctagtgttagttctaggtttagttatagaactaacactagacctagaactaaaaacaatcgggtttagccgtgcatctcTCAAGACGGGTTAAACctaaatgtttttagttctaggtctagtgttagttctaattctagttttagaaccaacactagacttagaactagaaacattcgggtttagccacacgtctctcaagacgtctaaacccgaatgtttctagttctaggtctaatgttcaTTCTAGTCTTAggtcaataaaaatatacaacaatccagcactgaataacaattaaaactagaactaacaccagacctagaactaggtCTGACTAGCTTAACGCTGAATATCAACTAAAAGAGTTAATATTGTTGTATTCgttatttctttccattttaaagcattaaataaaataacaatgtcttctgtttgtacttttattgaaaaatggattatttgttttcaattctaccggtttcggttcAATAGTAGAACCATCCTCAGGACCCTCGAATTTCGtcagtttatttttaagtctCTTGCGATAGTtaacatgttaaaaatttttcttcaattcaCAAGAACTTGTGTTTTTTACTTGTAGGGTATTAGCTATTAAGTTCAAAGTTAGTTTGGCAGGAATATGTGTGATACATATTCATCATATTTAGTCCTGAGGATGGTTCTACTATTgaaccgaaaccggtagaattgaaaacaaataatccatttttcaataaaagtacaaacagaatacattgttattttattaaaagagtTAACACTAGAGTTAACACTAGCACTACAACTAAggctacacctagaactagatacattcaagtttagtcgtcttgagagacgtaagACTAAACCTGAAACTTtatagttctaagtctagtcttagttctagttttagttttagacaCAGAGTTTCACTCAAGACGGCttaacctgaatgtttctagttctaggtctaatattagttcgtcttcagacgcacggttaaacccgcgttctagatctagtgttagttctaggtttagttatagaactaacactagacctagaactaaaaacaatcgggtttagccgtgcgtctctcaagacgggttaaacccgaatgtttttagttctaggtctagtgttagttctaattctagttttagaactaacgctagacttagaactagaaacattcgggtttagccacacgtctctcaagacgactaaacccgaatgtttctagttctaggtctaacgTTCATTCTAGTCTTAggtcaataaaaatatacaacaatccagcactgcataacaattaaaactagaactaacaccagacctagaactagaatcatttgggtttaaccaaactacattaaaaagtaattcttaaaacgttatatgctaatataaaaaaatctaatttcgcaaaataaattttaaatcgtttaaatataaataaatagtataaacttagttttttaatttgttttgttaatgggATTTTCCGGTAAATATCCAAGTAGTACTTCACGTGAGGGTAAATCGAGAACGTACTTAATCGGTTTTCCGCTCCCCACCGAACGACCGGAAACCGGAATCAATCGATTCGTTATTTCCGTAAAATTTCAACTTAAAAATCGGGCGAATTTTATTTACGTACGTTGATGTGAAATCTTTTGCATTCAAACTTATCCCGTGTAAATATCCGCCAGGAAATAAACGCGCTATTTGCCGGGCGCTTCTAATCTAATTCTAGAATCCTTGCGAGGTTTTATGGTCAATAACTTCGAGATAACCTTTGACATTTCACGTTGCTGCCGCATTAGTTACCTATCTACATCGCGgacgaaaatttaattttaaaaagaaaatattggaGGAAAAACGgggtttaataataataatatttgatgaGAAGTTGTCCTTGACGGGAAACATCTAGGGCAGTAGGACGTTTTAAAAACGATCTATAAAAAGGGTTTAAATCACACTGCGGGATGATCGTATCGTTTCAAACGCGGCTTAACATGCCAAGGGTAAAGCAATCAAGAGCTCTAACTATTccattttcaataaacacacGCATTTTGAtgattaacaaaaaatgtttaaataaaaataatctttggCGTTGCgaggttataaattattttgagtgGTAATAAATGTTATGTTTAGTTGTTACGCCGGCATTGTGCTCGTAAACTTTAGAGAGGTCATCGGGTCTAACGATCTTGTTGGAGGTTTGATGTGAATTTTTGGCATTTGCTTGGTTTCTATTACGTTGGTTGGATCCAAATCCAGCGTAGCTAgtcgtctttagagacgtgcggctaaacccaaatgattctagttctaggtatagtgttagttctacatagtaatagggctagtgtaaaactagaactaacactatacctagaactagaatcatttgggtttagccgtctttagagacgtgcggctaaacccaaatgattctagttctaggtatagtgttagttctacatagtaacagtgctagtgtaaaactagaatgaACATTAGATCtatgtagtgttagttctacatagtaacagtgctagtgtaaaactagaactaacactatatctagaactagaatcattcgtgtttagccgtctttagagacgtgcggctaaacccaaatgattctagttctaggtatagtgttagttctacatagtaacagtgctagtgtaaaactagaactaacactatacctagaactagaatcattcgggtttagccatctttagagacgtgcggctaaacccaaatgattctagttctaggtatagtgttaattctacatagtaacagtgctactgtaaaactagaactaacactatatctagaactagaatcattcgggtttagccgtctttagagacgtgcggctaaacccaaatgattctagttctaggtatagtgttagttctacatagtaacagtgctactgtaaaactagaactaacactatatctagaactagaatcattcgggtttagccgtctttagagacgtgcggctaaacccaaatgattctagttctaggtatagtgttagttctacatagtaacagtgctactgtaaaactagaactaacactatatctagaactagaatcattcgggtttagccgtctttagagacgtgcggctaaacccaaatgattctagttctaggtatagtgttagttctacatagtaacagtgctactgtaaaactagaactaacactatatctagaactagaatcattcgggtttagccgtctttagagacgtgcggctaaacccaaatgatt
Proteins encoded:
- the LOC111423550 gene encoding protein fuzzy homolog isoform X1 — translated: MTAHIICVTSGGGLPIFTRSKGCTENLSFSIIGSLNGVHMFSKSHLINLISTETQDHCVVWKEFHDSVVLIGIASGCTVDVFEKLLDSMFNAMVLVVGFDEIKQQRNVERLKRELRTCYPIIDRLLDTLDCGDSSNKHSSDLVNLVECILCPENQNIQSVLNSFTETIDTMFSCILIHGKIAVATESWWSLCPDELKLLSFLAVVENTSSSKDIPVFLPYKSPNAAFRFISVTLIPDVQLCCLCGPTPSLEEVEQFSTQSFKNLLEVLAAAGQCYPKNFPSSLQFDQGILGLLLINIPIGKYMMSRCPHQSIGKRASSGSHRLDILRSFYYQAVMDVLNNDKDKIQGNQENECGYIKKEDSLRNISMGNETYWCSEYHKCHAARIDNNILCVLYNSAIPTHAIRLLTQKTLKTFVCDKQICW